The Thermodesulfobacteriota bacterium genomic interval GAGTTCAACCTCTGTTCTGATAAAGAATACAAGAATGAAGAGTTTTAAACTATTGAATATTAAAGAAGGTATGCAAGTTAGCGCAGACGATCGTCATATTGTGATCGGAGACAAGCTAGCAGCTATAAAACTTGATGGGTCCTCCACATATTCAAAACCCCCGGTCCCAAAAAAGGAATCATTAGGAAGTTTAGCTATGATAAGTTTGAATCTCAGGGTAGCTCGAGATGAAATATATAAATGCAGGAGCAGGGACGGTCTGGTCGATGTATTGGAAAAGGTGGAAACCACGGGCCCGCTCAACCTTTTTCTAAAACCTCAAGAGATCAACCTTTCAGAAAGAGCAAGGCCTTATATCGAAAGGCTAATGTGGGGCCTCCACTGGGGCGATTCCGAGATGGTATTATCGAATGCCCAGTTGCTTCTAGGATTAGGCCCGGGACTAACACCTTCATGTGATGACTTTTTAGCAGGTTTGCTAATGAGTTTAAACTTCGCGGGCAAAGTTATCTTAAAAGATATTAAGCAGGAAACGGAGTTTTATAAGATGATTTCTAACCAAATCTACAGGTCCGCAAAATCAAAAACAACTATATACAGCCTAAATAATTTAGAAGGTGCTTGTTATGGTGAAGGGCCTAATGCAGCTGTGGACTTAATGCTCAGTCTGCTAACAAAGGATGCAAATCAAGTTGCAAAGTGTACTCGGATGGTGCTAAAGATCGGAGAAACAACGGGCGCCGATATCGCAATTGGAGTTTACTATGGAATTCGTTATTTGATTTCGCGATTAGAAGGTATAGAAAGCTTTGATGAAACCGCTTAAGATCGCCCTATTTACATATTCAACCAAGCCAA includes:
- a CDS encoding DUF2877 domain-containing protein; its protein translation is MPLIAESVGYKAKKALQNSRTKSKIHSVFDHAFYIEVNENKLINVITTISYMSSTSVLIKNTRMKSFKLLNIKEGMQVSADDRHIVIGDKLAAIKLDGSSTYSKPPVPKKESLGSLAMISLNLRVARDEIYKCRSRDGLVDVLEKVETTGPLNLFLKPQEINLSERARPYIERLMWGLHWGDSEMVLSNAQLLLGLGPGLTPSCDDFLAGLLMSLNFAGKVILKDIKQETEFYKMISNQIYRSAKSKTTIYSLNNLEGACYGEGPNAAVDLMLSLLTKDANQVAKCTRMVLKIGETTGADIAIGVYYGIRYLISRLEGIESFDETA